In Mangifera indica cultivar Alphonso chromosome 1, CATAS_Mindica_2.1, whole genome shotgun sequence, a single genomic region encodes these proteins:
- the LOC123213697 gene encoding 8-hydroxygeraniol dehydrogenase-like, with translation MAKSPEGQHPVKAFGWAATDPSGHLSPFKFSRRETGDEDVRFKVLYCGICHSDLHSIKNEWGNSTYPLLPGHEIVGVVTEVGSKVKKVKVGDKVGVGCMVGACHSCESCVNNLENYCSKMLFTYNSIYTDGTIIYGGYSDHMVANQRYIVVFPDGMPLDAGAPLLCAGITVYSPLKYFGLAEPGKHIGVVGLGGLGHVAVKFAKAFGAKVTVISTSPSKMKEALEHLGADSFLVSRDPEKMQAATGTLDGIIDTVSAVHPIMPLLSLLNSNGKLIMLGAPEKPLELPVFSLLMGRKTVAGSIIGGMKETQEMIDFAAKHNITADIEVIPMDYVNKAMERLAKADVRYRFVIDIGNTLAATKP, from the exons ATGGCCAAGTCACCGGAGGGACAACACCCTGTTAAGGCTTTTGGGTGGGCAGCCACTGACCCTTCTGGTCATCTCAGCCCCTTCAAATTCTCCAGGAg GGAAACAGGTGATGAAGATGTGCGGTTTAAGGTGTTATATTGTGGGATATGCCACTCTGATCTTCACAGTATCAAAAATGAATGGGGCAACTCTACCTACCCTTTGCTTCCTGG GCATGAAATTGTAGGAGTAGTGACAGAAGTGGGTAGCAAAGTGAAGAAAGTAAAAGTAGGAGACAAAGTTGGTGTTGGATGTATGGTGGGTGCATGCCACTCCTGCGAGAGTTGTGTCAATAATCTTGAAAACTACTGTTCAAAAATGCTATTTACTTACAATTCCATCTACACTGATGGAACAATCATATATGGGGGATATTCTGATCATATGGTTGCCAATCAACGCTACATTGTTGTGTTCCCTGATGGTATGCCACTTGATGCTGGTGCTCCTCTTCTCTGTGCCGGGATCACCGTTTATAGCCCCTTGAAATATTTTGGATTAGCTGAACCAGGGAAGCACATTGGCGTCGTCGGCCTCGGTGGGCTTGGTCACGTGGCTGTTAAATTTGCCAAGGCTTTTGGCGCTAAAGTGACAGTGATTAGTACCTCTCCAAGCAAGATGAAAGAAGCTTTGGAACATCTTGGTGCTGATTCATTTTTGGTTAGCCGTGACCCAGAAAAAATGCAG GCGGCTACGGGAACTTTGGATGGTATAATTGATACAGTGTCTGCAGTTCATCCCATTATGCCACTGCTCAGTCTGTTGAATTCCAATGGAAAGCTTATTATGCTTGGTGCCCCAGAAAAGCCACTGGAGTTGCCTGTCTTTTCGTTACTTATGG GAAGAAAGACGGTGGCCGGCAGTATTATAGGAGGAATGAAAGAGACACAAGAGATGATTGATTTTGCAGCAAAACACAACATAACGGCTGATATTGAAGTTATTCCAATGGATTATGTGAACAAAGCTATGGAGAGACTTGCTAAGGCTGACGTTAGATACCGATTTGTCATTGACATTGGGAATACCTTGGCAGCTACCAAGCCTTGA